A genomic region of Rickettsiales bacterium contains the following coding sequences:
- a CDS encoding calcium-binding protein, which produces MTLLAGTDGADTLDGGVEGDELYGNAGVDLVTGNAGNDTLFGGNAIYNPTDDADSLFGNAGRDILYGNGGNDWLQAGDGADTIYGGFGDDTILGGDLVEALGDGGDLIIAGPGMDNVLGGAGNDTIYGGMAITDSSDGADRLDGGSGNDIIYGNGGDDVLLGGTGNDTLYGGLGANTLIGGDGNDTLIANSADDSLVGGDGIDTFIINGETVLQALQSPQAIQQLDLLSPTPQLIEIATPTLNIADLSAGEIIQITNLTAGSNVEITTDANGQTVLASNGNTLAVLEGASVGFPVTVTEIPNGGTANAMALVDAIVMVGGGANSSGGAAINAAPLLADLDNPAAFAENTVNASAQLIDSNVTLTDASANFSTGNVTVTYSAGGGAEDHLTVRNVGIGAGQISFDGATVSYAGTAIGTINGVNHGVDGADLIIDLNANSNATNVEALLENLTYRNSANTPTANRDIDITVNDGALGSVAQTASLAVTAAGDDQDLNTLNGTTGFRIDGIDVTDRSGTVVSSAGDVNGDGFDDMIIGAYQADPGGNNGAGESYVVFGKAAGWAASIDLSTLNGTTGFRLDGIDAGDNSGGAVSSAGDINGDGFDDMIIGANQADPGGNNAAGESYVIFGKAAGWAASIDLSTLNGTTGVRLDGIDASDLSGTSASSAGDVNGDGLDDMIVGARGGAPGGNIAAGESYVVFGQAAGWAASIDLSTLNGTTGFRLDGIDSSDFSGEAVSSAGDINGDGFDDMIIGAYQGDPGGNNAAGESYIIFGNNEFGFADQVGTSAADTMGGSAATDIIVGGLGNDVINANAGADVLKGANGDDTLSGGAGNDRLFGGSGTDDLDGGANNDMLYGGDGADTLTGGTGTDSMEGGNGADTLIGGLGADTMIGGLGPDVFDFNVVGETSTTNLDVITLNWDQDTIDISGIGADAGDTINVVGGLTVNVLADAVAGYDNTNMDQIGDANILTATAGAFSGNEYIIISTDGNATYDEGVDLFFQVIGGGTFDVADII; this is translated from the coding sequence ACCCTACCGATGATGCCGATAGTCTGTTCGGCAATGCTGGCCGCGATATTCTCTACGGCAATGGTGGCAATGACTGGCTTCAGGCCGGTGATGGTGCTGATACGATCTATGGCGGATTTGGCGATGATACAATATTAGGCGGTGATCTCGTTGAAGCGCTCGGCGATGGCGGTGACTTAATCATTGCAGGCCCCGGTATGGATAATGTGCTAGGTGGCGCAGGTAATGATACGATCTATGGCGGTATGGCTATTACCGATAGCAGTGATGGTGCTGATAGACTCGATGGCGGCTCAGGTAATGATATTATTTACGGCAATGGCGGCGATGATGTGCTGTTGGGCGGTACAGGTAACGATACGCTCTATGGTGGATTAGGTGCTAATACGCTGATTGGCGGCGATGGTAATGATACGCTAATCGCTAACTCAGCGGATGACTCACTCGTAGGCGGTGATGGTATTGATACTTTCATCATTAATGGCGAGACAGTTCTGCAAGCCTTACAAAGCCCGCAAGCGATCCAACAACTTGATTTGCTTTCGCCTACGCCCCAACTGATTGAGATCGCAACCCCCACCTTAAATATTGCCGATCTTTCGGCCGGTGAGATCATTCAAATTACCAATCTCACCGCCGGCAGCAATGTAGAAATAACCACCGATGCTAACGGCCAAACTGTGCTGGCCAGTAACGGCAATACTCTCGCCGTGCTAGAAGGCGCCTCAGTCGGTTTCCCCGTAACGGTGACCGAGATTCCTAATGGTGGTACCGCCAATGCCATGGCGCTGGTTGATGCTATCGTAATGGTGGGTGGTGGAGCGAATAGTAGTGGTGGAGCAGCGATCAATGCGGCTCCCTTACTGGCTGATTTAGATAACCCAGCCGCTTTTGCCGAGAATACGGTCAATGCCTCGGCACAGTTGATTGATAGCAATGTCACTCTCACTGATGCCAGTGCCAATTTTAGCACCGGTAATGTAACCGTGACCTATAGCGCTGGCGGCGGTGCGGAGGATCATTTGACCGTCCGTAATGTCGGCATCGGCGCTGGTCAAATCAGCTTCGATGGCGCAACGGTCAGCTATGCTGGTACCGCCATCGGTACCATTAATGGTGTCAATCACGGCGTCGATGGTGCAGATCTGATTATTGATCTCAATGCCAATTCCAATGCGACCAATGTCGAAGCATTGCTCGAAAACCTAACCTACCGCAATAGCGCTAACACCCCCACCGCCAACCGCGATATTGATATTACAGTGAACGATGGGGCATTGGGCAGCGTGGCACAAACCGCAAGCCTCGCCGTCACCGCCGCAGGCGATGATCAAGACCTAAACACCCTAAACGGCACAACAGGATTTCGAATCGATGGTATTGATGTTACTGACCGCTCCGGCACGGTTGTTTCCTCAGCAGGTGATGTCAATGGTGATGGCTTTGATGATATGATTATTGGAGCCTATCAAGCTGACCCCGGTGGTAATAATGGCGCTGGTGAATCCTACGTGGTCTTTGGTAAAGCAGCAGGCTGGGCGGCTAGTATTGATCTCTCCACCCTCAATGGCACCACAGGGTTCCGCCTCGATGGTATTGATGCAGGTGATAACTCTGGCGGGGCTGTTTCCTCAGCAGGTGATATCAATGGTGATGGCTTTGATGATATGATTATTGGAGCCAATCAAGCTGACCCCGGTGGTAATAATGCCGCTGGTGAATCCTACGTGATCTTTGGTAAAGCAGCAGGTTGGGCAGCTAGTATTGATCTCTCCACCCTCAATGGCACCACAGGGGTCCGCCTCGATGGTATTGATGCAAGTGATCTCTCTGGCACCAGTGCTTCTTCTGCCGGTGATGTCAATGGTGATGGCTTGGATGATATGATTGTTGGAGCGAGAGGGGGTGCTCCCGGTGGTAATATTGCCGCTGGTGAATCCTATGTAGTCTTTGGTCAAGCAGCAGGCTGGGCGGCTAGTATTGATCTCTCCACCCTCAATGGCACCACAGGGTTCCGCCTCGATGGTATTGATTCAAGTGACTTCTCTGGCGAGGCTGTTTCCTCAGCAGGTGATATCAATGGTGATGGCTTTGATGATATGATTATTGGAGCCTATCAAGGAGATCCTGGTGGTAATAATGCCGCTGGTGAATCTTACATCATCTTCGGCAATAATGAGTTCGGTTTTGCCGATCAAGTGGGCACATCCGCAGCCGATACGATGGGGGGAAGTGCCGCCACTGACATCATCGTGGGCGGTTTGGGTAATGACGTGATTAATGCGAATGCTGGTGCCGATGTACTCAAAGGCGCCAATGGCGATGATACCCTCAGTGGTGGAGCGGGAAATGATCGCCTCTTCGGTGGCAGCGGTACGGATGATCTAGATGGCGGTGCTAATAATGACATGCTCTATGGTGGTGATGGCGCTGATACCCTCACGGGTGGCACAGGTACTGATAGCATGGAAGGTGGCAATGGTGCGGATACGCTGATAGGTGGTCTTGGCGCTGATACCATGATCGGTGGCTTAGGCCCCGATGTGTTCGATTTTAATGTGGTGGGCGAAACTTCCACCACCAACCTCGATGTGATTACGTTGAACTGGGATCAAGACACCATCGATATAAGCGGCATAGGCGCAGATGCAGGCGATACCATCAATGTGGTCGGCGGCCTAACCGTCAACGTACTAGCCGATGCCGTAGCCGGCTATGATAACACCAATATGGATCAGATCGGCGATGCGAATATCCTCACCGCCACGGCGGGTGCCTTCTCTGGCAATGAATATATCATCATCAGTACTGATGGCAACGCGACCTATGATGAGGGGGTAGATCTATTCTTCCAAGTCATCGGCGGTGGCACATTTGATGTGGCGGATATTATTTAG